In Ornithinibacter aureus, the genomic stretch ACATGATCAGCGTCTTCATGCTCGGCGAGCGCGCCGCCCCGGTCGAGCGGGTCGGTGCGGCGATGACCCTCCTCGCCGGCGCCACCGGGCTCGGGTACGCCCTCGGTTCGGCCACCGCCGGACGCCTCGCCGACGTGCACGGCCACCACGGCGCGTTCGCCGTGACCGTGGGAGCCGCGGTGACAGCGGCGGCGCTCGCGACAGCATCCCAGCCCGCCCTTCGCCGCGTCTGACCCTTCGCGCCCGGTGATCGGATGCCGTCAGCGCACCTCGCGCTCGACGCTCAGCACGTCCCCCACCTGGCACTCGAGCACGTCGCAGATCGCCGTGATGGTGCTGAACCGGACGGCCTTGGCCCGGTTGTTCTTGAGCACCGAGAGGTTGACGACGGTGACGCCCACGGCATCCGCGAGGGCCGCGAGGGTCATGCCGCGCTCCTCGAGGAGCCGGTCGAGGTGGCAGGTGACGCGGTGTGGCTCGTCGACCGGCATCAGACGAGACCCTCGACGTCGTCGCGCAGCCGGCTGCCGGCCTTGAACGCCTCCGCGAGCAGCGCGACCACCATGCCGGCGACGAGGTACGCCCAGGGGATGTCGAGGACGGCCAAGAGGGCGAGGCCGCCGAGGTCGACGTCACTGAGCAGTGCCCCGTGCACCGACATCGACAGGAAGAGGGTGAAGAACGGCCCGACGAGCAGCACCGCCGCGAGTTGGCGCATGCGGCGGACATTGGCGGCGACGAACGGGTCACCTGCGGCGATCGTGCGCATCACCGCCACGATCAGCAGGCTGCCGGCGGTCATGAGACCGACGATCAACAGGCCGGGGGCGAGGTCGAGCAGACGTTGCGCGACCGTGGGATCGGCCAACGTGACGTCGTAGGCCGCGACACCGTAGGAGGTTCCGACCGCATCGAGCTCGGGCACGGTGACGCCGCTGAGGAACGGCAGGGGGATGCCGTCGCCGTCAGCCCAGCGCAGGATGGGCAGCACGATGCTGGTGGCGACGGTGATGACGACGACCAACCCGAGCAGGATGCCCATGCCCCAGCGGTCGCTGCGGTCGAAGGCGAACCAGTCGCGACGGGGCCTGGGTGTGGGTGTGGGTGCCGTGGGTGTCGAGTTCTGGTCCATGAGCAGTCCCTCTCGTGTGTCATGTATCGACTTTCGATAGCACTGATAGACGATATGCATATCGTTTGTCGATGTCAACCCGGTGGTGCCGAATGCCGTGGGGCAGGATGGGCGCATGAGCGAGCACGACACCACCACCGGCGACCAGGACTCCTCGACCGAGGACCGGGCCGTCCCCGCAACCGTCACGAGCGACGGTGAGCGAGTCGTCGTCGTCACCCCCGACGGCATGGGCGTCGCCCACCACGACGAGCAGCCCCAGGGCGAGCGTGAGGGGCGCCGCGAGCGCCCCAGCAACCCGGCAGACCTCGTGGAGCAGCCGGCCAAGGTGATGCGCATCGGTTCGATGATCAAGCAGCTCCTGGAGGAGGTGCGCAGCGCCCCGCTCGACGAACGCGGCCGGGCCCGACTCGCCGAGATCCACAGCCGATCGATCGCCGAGCTCAAGGACGGCCTGGCCCCCGAACTCGTCGAGGAGCTCGAGCGCATCGCCCTGCCGTTCCGCGAGGAAGCCCCGAGCGACGCCGAGCTGCGGATCGCCCAGGCCCAGCTGGTGGGGTGGCTGGAAGGGTTGTTCCACGGCATCCAGACGGCGCTCGTCGCCCAGCAGATGGCC encodes the following:
- a CDS encoding DUF2975 domain-containing protein — translated: MDQNSTPTAPTPTPRPRRDWFAFDRSDRWGMGILLGLVVVITVATSIVLPILRWADGDGIPLPFLSGVTVPELDAVGTSYGVAAYDVTLADPTVAQRLLDLAPGLLIVGLMTAGSLLIVAVMRTIAAGDPFVAANVRRMRQLAAVLLVGPFFTLFLSMSVHGALLSDVDLGGLALLAVLDIPWAYLVAGMVVALLAEAFKAGSRLRDDVEGLV
- a CDS encoding bacterial proteasome activator family protein; its protein translation is MSEHDTTTGDQDSSTEDRAVPATVTSDGERVVVVTPDGMGVAHHDEQPQGEREGRRERPSNPADLVEQPAKVMRIGSMIKQLLEEVRSAPLDERGRARLAEIHSRSIAELKDGLAPELVEELERIALPFREEAPSDAELRIAQAQLVGWLEGLFHGIQTALVAQQMAAQAQLQQMRALPPGTSHPAGPPSGAMPHGQPAPGGPASPGHAEGTGQYL
- a CDS encoding helix-turn-helix domain-containing protein; the encoded protein is MPVDEPHRVTCHLDRLLEERGMTLAALADAVGVTVVNLSVLKNNRAKAVRFSTITAICDVLECQVGDVLSVEREVR